One Carassius carassius chromosome 20, fCarCar2.1, whole genome shotgun sequence DNA segment encodes these proteins:
- the stag1a gene encoding cohesin subunit SA-1a has protein sequence MITSELPVLQDSGESGQDTVSLSLSMSELDDPGDGKSKKKRGRPGRPPAPNKKPRKSPLEKCPMGVQRGRKANGMAQQNGEGDPVTLFEVVKQGKSAMQSVVDDWIESYKQDRDLALLDLINFFIQCSGCKGTVRIEMFRNMQNAEIIRKMTEEFDEDSGDYPLTISGPLWKKFRYNFCEFICVLIRQCQYSIIYDEYMMDTVISLLTGLSDSQVRAFRHTSTLAAMKLMTALVNVALNLSINQDNTQRQYEAERNKMVGKRANEKLELLLQRRKELQENQDEIENMMNSIFKGIFVHRYRDAIAEIRAICIEEIGVWMKMYSDAFLNDSYLKYVGWTLHDRQGEVRLKCLKALQNLYTNRELFPKLELFTNRFKDRIVSMTLDKEYDVAVEAIRLVTLILQGSEDALSNEDCENVYHLVYSAHRPVAVAAGEFLHRKLFSRHDPQAEEALAKRRGRSSPNGNLIRMLVLFFLESELHEHAAYLVDSLWESSQELLKDWECMTELLLEEPVQGEEVLSDRQESALIELTVCTIRQAAEAHPPVGRGTGKRVLTAKERKTQIDDKNKLTEHFIMALPMLLSKYQTDAEKVANLLQIPQFFDLDVYSAGRMEKHLDALLKQIKFVVEKHTDTEVLEACSKTYSILCSEDFTIMNRVDIGRSQLIDELADRFNHSVEELLQAGEEADDDDIYNVLSTLKKLTAFHNAHDLTRWDLFGNCYRLLRTGIEQGSMPEQIAVQALQCSHYSILWQLVKITEGAPSKDDLLALRRVVKSFLAVCQQCLSNINTPVKEQAFMLLCDLLMIFSHQLTTGSREGLQPLVFNPDSSLQNELLNFILDHVFIDQDDENQSIEGDEEDEANKIEALHKRRNLLAAFSKLIIYDIVDMPAAADIFKHYMRYYNDYGDIIKETLSKTRQTDKILCAKTLILSLQQLFNELIQDQGPNLDRTSSHVSGIKELARRFALTFGLDQIKTREAVATLHKDGIEFAFKYQNPKGPEYPPPNLAFLEVLCEFSSKLLRQDKKTVHSYLEKFMTEQMMERREDIWLPLISYRNSLLTGGDEDRMSITSGSSSSKAGSVRSKKGRPPMHKKRIEEESVESSWMMRNDTLQTPRALQTPQLTSTVLRENPRQAAEHLPEQNSEPGSESDYVHNPQMQMSWLGQQKMEEVNRKERTAVNYMKARSGGVRQTVRGLMEDDAEPIFEDVMMSSRGQLEDMSEEFEDTMVIDLPPSRNRRERAELRPDFFDSAAMIEDESGFTMPMF, from the exons ATGATCACCTCAGAGCTGCCAGTGCTACA GGACTCGGGTGAGTCGGGTCAGGACACAGTGAGTCTCAGTTTGAGTATGAGTGAGCTAGACGACCCTGGAGATGGAAAGAGCAAGAAGAAGAGAGGCCGGCCTGGCAGACCACCT GCACCCAACAAGAAGCCACGGAAGTCCCCTTTAGAAAAGTGCCCGATGGGAGTCCAGAGGGGGCGGAAGGCCAATGGAATGGCCCAGCAGAATGGCGAGGGCGATCCTGTCACACTGTTTGAAGTGGTCAAACAGGGAAAGAGCGCTATGCAG TCAGTTGTTGATGATTGGATAGAGTCATACAAGCAAGACAGAGATTTAGCACTTCTGGACCTCATTAACTTCTTCATCCAGTGCTCTGGCTGTAAAG GCACCGTAAGGATCGAAATGTTTCGCAACATGCAGAATGCTGAAATTATTCGCAAAATGACAGAAGAGTTTGACGAG GACAGTGGCGATTACCCCTTGACCATTTCTGGCCCGTTGTGGAAGAAGTTTCGCTACAACTTCTGTGAGTTCATCTGCGTCCTGATCCGTCAGTGCCAGTATAGCATCATCTACGATGAGTACATGATGGACACGGTCATCTCTCTGTTGACGGGCCTGTCAGACTCACAGGTTCGAGCCTTCAGACACACCAGCACTCTAGCAG CCATGAAGCTCATGACAGCTCTAGTGAACGTAGCTCTGAATCTGAGCATTAACCAGGACAACACACAGAGACAGTATGAAGCCGAACGCAACAAAATGGTGGGAAAGAGAGCCAATGAGAAGCTTGAACTCCTACTTCAAAGAAGGAAAGAG CTTCAAGAAAACCAAGATGAAATCGAAAACATGATGAACTCGATCTTCAAGGGAATCTTTGTTCATCGTTATAG GGATGCAATAGCTGAAATCAGAGCGATCTGTATAGAGGAGATCGGTGTGTGGATGAAAATGTACAGCGATGCCTTCCTGAATGACAGCTACCTGAAGTACGTCGGCTGGACCTTGCATGATCGG CAAGGCGAAGTGCGCTTGAAGTGTTTGAAAGCCTTACAAAACCTCTACACAAACCGCGAACTGTTTCCAAAACTCGAGCTCTTCACAAACCGTTTCAAG GATCGTATCGTGTCTATGACGCTGGATAAAGAGTATGATGTGGCTGTGGAGGCCATCAGACTGGTCACGCTGATCCTTCA GGGTAGTGAGGACGCTTTGTCTAATGAGGACTGTGAGAATGTCTATCATCTGGTGTACTCCGCTCACAGGCCTGTGGCAGTGGCTGCTGGGGAGTTTCTACATCGAAA GTTGTTTAGCAGACATGATCCTCAGGCGGAGGAAGCTCTGGCCAAACGCAGAGGCAGGAGCAGCCCAAACGGAAACCTTATCCGCATGCTGGTGCTCTTCTTTTTGGAGAGCGAG CTGCATGAACATGCTGCCTATCTAGTGGACAGTTTGTGGGAGAGCTCTCAGGAGCTGCTGAAGGACTGGGAGTGCATGACCGAACTGCTGCTGGAGGAGCCAGTGCAGGGCGAGGAGG TGCTGTCAGACAGGCAGGAGAGTGCTCTGATTGAGCTGACCGTCTGTACCATTCGTCAGGCGGCTGAGGCCCATCCGCCTGTGGGGAGAGGGACTGGGAAGAGG GTCTTAACAGCGAAGGAAAGGAAGACGCAGATTGATgacaaaaacaaattaacagAGCACTTCATCATGGCTCTTCCCATGTTACTCTCAAAA TACCAGACAGATGCAGAGAAAGTAGCCAACCTCCTACAGATCCCGCAGTTCTTTGACCTGGACGTGTACAGTGCTGGGAGGATGGAGAAG CACTTGGACGCATTGCTCAAGCAGATCAAGTTTGTGGTGGAGAAGCACACGGACACGGAGGTGCTGGAGGCCTGCAGTAAGACCTACAGCATCCTGTGCAGCGAGGACTTTACCATCATGAACCGCGTGGACATCGGCCGCAGTCAGCTCATCGATGAACTAGCCGACCGCTTCAACCACTCGGTGGAGGAGCTGCTGCAGGCG GGGGAAGAGGCGGATGATGACGACATCTACAACGTTCTCTCCACTCTCAAGAAACTCACAGCCTTTCACAA TGCTCATGACTTGACCAGATGGGATTTGTTTGGGAACTGCTACAGGTTGCTAAGGACAGGTATAGAGCAGGGCTCTATGCCAGAGCAG ATAGCAGTACAGGCTCTTCAGTGTTCTCATTACTCCATACTGTGGCAACTTGTGAAGATCACAGAAGGAGCTCCATCCAAG GATGATCTCCTAGCACTTCGCAGGGTTGTCAAGTCTTTTCTAGCTGTGTGCCAGCAGTGTTTATCAAACATCAACACACCGGTTAAAGAGCAG GCGTTCATGCTGCTCTGCGATCTGCTGATGATCTTCAGTCACCAGCTCACCACAGGCTCCAGGGAGGGTCTGCAACCTCTGGTCTTCAACCCAGACAGCAGCCTACAGAATGAGCTGCTCAACTTCATCCTAGACCATGTGTTTATAGACCAGGATGATGAGAATCAGAGTATAG AGGGTGATGAGGAGGATGAAGCTAACAAGATTGAGGCCTTACACAAGAGGAGAAACCTTCTAGCTGCCTTCAGCAAGCTCATCATTTATGACATAGTAGACATGCCAGCCGCTGCAGACATCTTCAAACACTACATGAGG TACTACAACGATTATGGAGACATTATCAAGGAGACTCTAAGTAAGACCAGACAGACGGACAAGATACTGTGTGCCAAGACGCTCATCTTGAGCTTACAGCAG CTCTTTAATGAGCTGATCCAGGATCAGGGGCCTAACTTGGACAGGACCTCATCTCATGTGAGTGGCATTAAGGAATTGGCCCGACGCTTTGCCCTCACCTTTGGCTTGGACCAGATCAAGACCAGAGAGGCTGTGGCCACACTGCACAA AGATGGTATTGAGTTTGCCTTCAAGTATCAGAATCCTAAAGGACCAGAGTATCCCCCTCCAAATCTGGCCTTCCTGGAGGTTCTCTGTGAATTCTCCTCGAAGCTTCTTCGCCAAGACAAGAAAACAGT GCACTCGTATCTGGAAAAGTTCATGACTGAGCAGATGATGGAGAGGCGGGAAGACATCTGGCTGCCGCTCATCTCCTACAGGAACTCTCTGCTGACGGGTGGAGATGAAGATCGCATGTCCATCACCagcggcagcagcagcagcaaagcTGGATCTGTACGGAGCAAGAAGGGCCGTCCACCCATGCACAAGAAACGCATCGAGG AAGAGAGTGTGGAGAGCTCATGGATGATGAGGAATGACACCCTACAGACTCCCAGAGCCCTGCAGACTCCCCAGCTCACCTCCACCGTGCTCCGAGAAAACCCTCGGCAAGCTGCTGAGCACCTCCCTGAGCAGAACTCTGAGCCCGGCTCTGAATCCGACTATGTTCATAA TCCTCAGATGCAGATGTCCTGG